The Pseudomonas cavernicola DNA segment AGCAAACGTGGATGGGCCTGGGCCAGGCTTTTCAGCAAGGGAGCAGTGTCTTCGCCGGCCAGTTTAAGATCGCTGACCAACAGGTGTACCGGTTCCAGGTTCAGCAGCGCCAAGGCCTCGGCCACATTGCGCGCGCGCAGCAGACGGTGGCCGCCTGCGCTGCAGAAGTCGCCGACGCAGGCCTGCGTGTCGGCATCCTCATCCAACAGCAGCACATTCAATGGCGCAGACAATTCGCTGGTCGCGGCCGTCACCGGCGCTTGCGCCTGGCGTGCGGCAATTTCGGCGGCTTGGCGCAGGGTGAAGGCCATTTCCTGCTGATCCCAGGGTTTGGTCAGGTAACGGAAAATACCGCCGCTGTTCAGCGCTTCGACGGCCGCATCCAGATCCGAGTAGCCGGTGAGCAGAATGCGCAGGGTTTCCGGCGCGATCTCACGGGCCTGCGCCAGCAGTTGCGCGCCACTCATCTGCGGCATGCGCTGGTCGCTGACGATGATATGCACCGGCTCGCTTTTCAGCCGTTCCAGGGCGCGGCGCGGATCGCTTTCGGTCAACACCTCGTATTGGCGCCGGAACTGCAGGGCGAGGCTACGCAGAATGCGCTCCTCGTCGTCGATAAAGAGGATGCGGATCGGCAGGCTCATCTCAGGCACTCCATTTCAGTTCGGCGGCTTGTGCGCGCGGCAGACGGAGCAAAAACCGCGTACCACGCCCCGGTTCAGAGGCGACGCGGATCAGGCCGCCGTGGTCTTGGATGATCTTGAAGCTGATCGACAGGCCCAGGCCGGTGCCCTGCCCGACCGGTTTGGTGGTGAAGAACGGATCGAAGATCCGCGCCAGCACCTCCGGCGGCATGCCGCGGCCGTTGTCCTGTACCGAGACGAACACCGCCGCCTCGTCGGCCCAGGTTTTCAGCTGAATCTGGCCGAAACCGTCGATCGCCTGGGCGGCATTGGTGAGCAGGTTGAGCAGCACCTGGTTGATCTGCGAAGGCGCGCAGGCAATGCGCGGTAGCTCGCCGAGTTGCGAGACGACTTCGGCCTTGTCCTTGATGCTGTTGCGGGCGATCACCAGCGCGCTGCGGATACAGTCATTCAGATCGACTTCTTCGCTCATGGCGCGATCCAGGCGAGCGAAATCCTTGAGGCCGACGACCAATTCGGCGATCTGCCCCAGGCCATACAGGGTGTCGCTGAACAACTGGCTCAAGTCCTCCACCAGCAACTCTGGCGCGGCCTGTTCGCGAGCACTGGCGGCCTGTTCCAGCGCCTGAGCCAAGTCCGTTTCGGAGCAGGCCGGGTCGTTCAGGCAATCGGCCAGCGTGGCCTGCGTCTCGGCCAACAGAAACAGCGGCGCACTCAACTCACGCAGCAATTCGACGTTGTTTTTCACGTAACCCAGTGGGGTGTTCAACTCGTGGGCGACGCCGGCGACCATCTGCCCGAGGGAAGCCATTTTTTCCGACTGCACCAGTTGGGTCTGCGACTCCTTGAGATCGACCAAGGCCTTGCGCAGCACCGCGTTGCGCTGGGCGATACGCGCTTCCATGGCCTTGAGCAGGTCGAGCACCGTGCCGATACCTCGGTAGCGACCCGCTGCATCGACCAGGATGAAGTCTTCGGTGATCGGATATTGCAGCTGGCCGGTGATCTGCTTGGCCGCGTTGTCCAGGCTGGTGTCCAGGCTGACCACCAGCGGCGCCGGATTCATCACCTCATGGATCGGGTGGCGGCCGCGCAAGTCGCGACCGAAGCGCTGCATGAAGATGTCCTGCAGCTTGGAGCGGCTGACCAGGCCAACCGGGCGCTCCGCAGCGTCGACCACCGGCAGGGAGAGAAAGGCCTTGTGTTCGGGCGTCAGCAAACGGTCGGCCACATCGCTGATACTCATAGTGGGCAACAGCGGCGCGACAGGTTTGAGCAGGCGACTTAGAGCACTGGCGGCGATCATTGGCGAACACTTCCCAGAGTGAGGAGTCGGCCATTCAAACAGTGCCAAGTTGCCAGCATGTGACAGCTGTCACACCTGCCCAGCGCTTTGCTGAGTGTAGGAGCGAATTTATTCGCGAACAAAAGCGACTCGGTGCTGCCCCGTCGCGAATAAATTCGCTCCTACATGGACGCCGGCGGATTGCCTCTCCGGTGTTAACCCCTCACGCCTCCCGGTAATCGGTGAATAGCCTTTTCTCTGACAGCGCCGGGGGCCTGAGCGTATGGTGAAAACACGCAAAGATTTCAGTAACACTCGAAACGCTGGATGATCGAAACTGTGTAGTGACGCGAACGGTCTGCTGTTGACCGCGACTTGTTGTTAATCGCAAATCAGGGAGAACGCTATGCCTTGGTACGCTTGGCTGATTATGGTTCTTGCCATCGGCTCAATCGTCGGTGGTTTGCTCATGTTGCGGGACACCGCAAAGAAGTTACCGCTGACCGACGAACAACTGAAACGCATCCATGAACGCAACGCCGAGATGGACGCCAAGGACGAGCGCGACCGTTAGCCTCGCCATACTTCTGCTGCTGGCCGGCTGCACCCGTCTCCCCCCTGCCCCAAGCGACGACTGCGCCGCGCTGTTCGCTGCGCGCGATCGCATCAGCGCGGTCAGCCACGACGCCCAATATCAGCCATTAGCCGGTTTTTATGGGCTGCGCAGCGACCGCGTGCTGGCCGCTCTTGGCCCGACCGCGCAGAGCCCCGAGCAGCGCCGCCTGTGGTTGCAACGCCTGGCCGAACGCGACGTGGAGGCCAGCACCATTGAACTGGGCAATCTACCGCCGCGGACACAACAGGACTGGAACAGCCCCGCGCGACAAAGCCAGCTGCAAAACTGCCGCTCGGCGCAGCAAGAGCGTTTGCTGCACAACCAGCATGGCTTTAACAACGCCGTCGCTGCGGCACAGATGCCTGACGATTACCGCGATTGGGCACGCACGCTGGGCCTCTATCCGCTGTTCAAACCGCTCTATCAACGCCTCATCGCGGCTTGGCAGGCCGAGGCGGCCAAGGCACAAGAGCCGGTGGATCGCGCAAACTGGCTGGCGTATCAGCCACTGCCTAACACAGCGGCGTTCAGCACTCCGCTGCATGAGGATGCCTTGGGCTTGCCGCAGCCTGACCCGCAGCAGCGCGCCGCCCTGTTCGCCCGCCATGCGCCATGGCTGCGGATCGCCCAACGCAGCCACGCCGACCGCCTAGGCAGCCCATTTTTCCTGCCCGATGGCCAACGCGACTTCGATCAGCTGGCGCCGCAGCTGTTTCAACAACTCGGCTGGAGCAAGCTCGACGGGCACTGGCATCTGCAGTTGATCTATCAGTTCTGGTTCAGCCAGAGACCCAAACCACAGCCCTTGGATATCTACGGCGGCGAGCTGGATGGTCTGATCTGGCGCGTCACCCTGGGCGAGCATGGGCAAGCGCTGCTGTACGACAGCATCCACCCGTGCGGCTGCTGGCATAGCTTCTTCCTTCCGGCAGATTCGCCATTTAAGTTTCGCCAACCGACGGAACTGGAAGCACGCACGGCGCAGCGTATCGAAACCCCCGGCGACCAAGCGCCGACACTCTGGCTGAGCGCGGGCGAACACAGTGTGTTGTGGGTCGACGGGCGCCGCCCGCAGTACCCCGCCATCGGCTATCAACAGCGCGAACTCAGCAGCCTGCGCCAGCTGCGTCATCCGCAAGGCCAGCGCAGCCTGTATGCCAGCGATGGCCTGGTGTCTGGCAGCGAGCGCCTGGAACGTTGGCTGCTGTGGCCTTCCGGGGTCGTTTCACCTGGCGCCATGCGCCAATGGGGCCGGCACGCCACAGCCTTCTACGGCCGCGCGCAGTTCGATGATCCAGCGCTGTTAGACCGGTATTTCTCCGCGCCCTGAGCACGAGCACGCCCCACGGGTGGCATACCGATATTGAGCTCAGCCGCGCCCACTCCTTCACACTCATCTGTAGACTCTGGCAGCGCAAAAGGAGCTGCCATGCCGCTGCATCTACGTCTACTCCTGCCAACCCTGGGTCTGGCACTAGGTTTCGCCCTCGGTTTTATCCAACCGGTGGGCCTGGCCTGCGGCGGCCTGTTTGCCGGCTTTCTGTTGTTCGCGCAGGGGCATCTGCCAAAAAAGCTTTGGTGGACACTGAGCTTTCTTGCCAGCATCGCCCTCGCCGCCCATCTGCTGCCCGGTTTCCAACCCTGGCAACTCTGGCCGCCGCGCCAGCTCAGCGCCGATGCCGCGCCTTACGCCCTACGTCTGTCGTGGGACAAGTTGCTGGTCGGCCTGACATTGTTCGCCTGGTGGCTCGGCCAAAAAACTACGTCCGCGTTTCAACCCCAGCGGGTCGGCTGGGTCGTGCTGATAACCTTGCTGGCAGTGCCGTTGCTGGCCCTGGTTCTAGGTTTGGTCGACTGGCAGCCGAAATGGCCAGCAGGCTTGATGCTCTGGCTGCTGGTGAATCTCGGGGTGGCTGTGCTGGCGGAGGAGCTGTTATTTCGCACTTGGCTGCAACCGGCGTTAGTGGCCCGCCTGGGCACTTGGCCGGGGATCGTGCTGACGGCCAGCCTATTCGGCGCCGTGCATGTCCCCTTTAGTCCGTTGTTCGCCCTGGTCGCCGGTGTGGCTGGGCTGGGTTACGGGCTGGCCTTCCACTACAGCGGTCGCTTGAGCGTGGCCATGGCTCTGCATGGCGCGGTCAATCTGCTCCACCTGTTGCTACTGAGCTATCCGCTGCGACTGGCATAACAGCGATCTGATGGCGGCCGAAGATATCCGCCAATTGCCCGCTACTGCGCAGCGTCTGTAACAGCGCGCTCAACGCCTGGGCGCTGATCGGCGCTTGCGGGCGCAACAGGGCGTAGTGGTGATAGGTTTGATCAGTGCGCGTAGAAACCAAGTACTGGCTGGCGGTTTCGCGATGACGCGCCAGGAAATCGCTCAGATACGAGCGGGTCACCAGAGCGATCTCCGCCCGCCCGCGCAACAGCATCGACAGGTTGCTGTCGTGGGAATAGGTCAGCTTGGCGTTGAAGTTCTGGGCAAGAAACCTGGGCTCGGCATTAAAGCCGGCAAAGGCATAGTGATAGCCGCTGTAGAGTGCTAAACGCTTGCCTTGCAGCGTGGTGAAATAGCTCTGATCGCGACCTGTCTCGGCCCGAGCCACGAATACCTCGGCATCCTCCAGGCCCATGTCGACTGCGGTGTGGGCAACCTTCTGCCAACCCCATTGCGGATTTTCGAAGATCGCCATGTCGATCCGGCCCTGCTCGAAGTCGCGGTAACGTCGGGGCAGCGAGGTCGGCACCGCTACAAAGCGATACTCGTTTTGTGCCTGATTGAGCGCATCGAGCAGCTGGGGCAACAAGCCCCTGTCCACCTTGCCCTGCTCTTGCTTGAGTACATAAGGCGGGAAATACACCGACCCAACCCGCACCAACTGCTCAGCCCCGGCGGGCAAGCAAAGGCTTGAGCAGAGCACCAGCAAAACACCTTCCAAGGCCCGCCGCAGAGTTAACATCATCAACCCCCAATATCCTTATTAGAGCGCTCAAAAACCGATGTACAGGACGTTTCAGTTTGCCTTGATGACTTCAGCTTGCCTTGATGACTAAGGACAACGCTTCTTCAGCCAACTGATCCAGAGTCATCGGCCCTTCCGGGCGGAACCAGGTGGTGGTCCAGGACAATGCCCCGGTGAGAAAACGCCGCTGAATGAACGGATCGCCGTTGAAGTAACCGGCACTCTTGGCCTCGCCCAGTACCTTGAGCCAGATCTGTTCGTAGGTATCGCGCAGATCGAGGATGTAGGCCTGGCCCTCATCGGACAATGAACGCCACTCGTAGACCAGCACTGCCATTGCCTCGCCAGTGCCACCCATGATCGATTGCAGCTCGCAACGAATCAGCGCCAGCACCCGCTCGCGGACGTTGTCCGCCTCGGCCAAGGCCGCATTCATCAACGCCGTGTTGTAGCGGATGGTTTCCTCCATGACCGAACGGAGGATTTCATCCTTGCTCTTGAAGTGATGAAAGATGCTGCCGGACTGAATGCCCACAGCGCCAGCCAGATCGCGCACCGTAGTGCGCTCGTAACCCTTGCTGCGAAACAGGTGCGCGGCGGTCTGCAGCAGCTTGCCGCGCGCGCTGTCCGGGTCAGTGAGCTGGCCGCTGGCTACCAAGTCACGCATCACCGCCTGGGCTTGTTGATCATCCACGCTTGTCTCTCTCCCGCCTGTCTTATCGCTTGCGCAACCTGCAAACCCGGCAAAGCGCGCCGAGGGTTCACGAGATGCCGGCAAGTGCTTGTCGTTATTGGTGAAATTTATGCTTGAAGGGCCGACCAAGCAAGCGCTTGGCCATTCTTT contains these protein-coding regions:
- a CDS encoding response regulator; amino-acid sequence: MSLPIRILFIDDEERILRSLALQFRRQYEVLTESDPRRALERLKSEPVHIIVSDQRMPQMSGAQLLAQAREIAPETLRILLTGYSDLDAAVEALNSGGIFRYLTKPWDQQEMAFTLRQAAEIAARQAQAPVTAATSELSAPLNVLLLDEDADTQACVGDFCSAGGHRLLRARNVAEALALLNLEPVHLLVSDLKLAGEDTAPLLKSLAQAHPRLLSLVVTPFCDTQALLKLINEAQIFRYLPKPIRRGLFEKGLKAAAEQALIWRAEPAQVVSRAAAAPKDEREREKVGSLLGMLGRLRERLTA
- a CDS encoding ATP-binding protein; the encoded protein is MIAASALSRLLKPVAPLLPTMSISDVADRLLTPEHKAFLSLPVVDAAERPVGLVSRSKLQDIFMQRFGRDLRGRHPIHEVMNPAPLVVSLDTSLDNAAKQITGQLQYPITEDFILVDAAGRYRGIGTVLDLLKAMEARIAQRNAVLRKALVDLKESQTQLVQSEKMASLGQMVAGVAHELNTPLGYVKNNVELLRELSAPLFLLAETQATLADCLNDPACSETDLAQALEQAASAREQAAPELLVEDLSQLFSDTLYGLGQIAELVVGLKDFARLDRAMSEEVDLNDCIRSALVIARNSIKDKAEVVSQLGELPRIACAPSQINQVLLNLLTNAAQAIDGFGQIQLKTWADEAAVFVSVQDNGRGMPPEVLARIFDPFFTTKPVGQGTGLGLSISFKIIQDHGGLIRVASEPGRGTRFLLRLPRAQAAELKWSA
- a CDS encoding DUF2897 family protein — protein: MPWYAWLIMVLAIGSIVGGLLMLRDTAKKLPLTDEQLKRIHERNAEMDAKDERDR
- a CDS encoding CPBP family intramembrane glutamic endopeptidase; this translates as MPLHLRLLLPTLGLALGFALGFIQPVGLACGGLFAGFLLFAQGHLPKKLWWTLSFLASIALAAHLLPGFQPWQLWPPRQLSADAAPYALRLSWDKLLVGLTLFAWWLGQKTTSAFQPQRVGWVVLITLLAVPLLALVLGLVDWQPKWPAGLMLWLLVNLGVAVLAEELLFRTWLQPALVARLGTWPGIVLTASLFGAVHVPFSPLFALVAGVAGLGYGLAFHYSGRLSVAMALHGAVNLLHLLLLSYPLRLA
- a CDS encoding substrate-binding periplasmic protein, translating into MLTLRRALEGVLLVLCSSLCLPAGAEQLVRVGSVYFPPYVLKQEQGKVDRGLLPQLLDALNQAQNEYRFVAVPTSLPRRYRDFEQGRIDMAIFENPQWGWQKVAHTAVDMGLEDAEVFVARAETGRDQSYFTTLQGKRLALYSGYHYAFAGFNAEPRFLAQNFNAKLTYSHDSNLSMLLRGRAEIALVTRSYLSDFLARHRETASQYLVSTRTDQTYHHYALLRPQAPISAQALSALLQTLRSSGQLADIFGRHQIAVMPVAADSSVATGGAD
- a CDS encoding TetR/AcrR family transcriptional regulator, with protein sequence MDDQQAQAVMRDLVASGQLTDPDSARGKLLQTAAHLFRSKGYERTTVRDLAGAVGIQSGSIFHHFKSKDEILRSVMEETIRYNTALMNAALAEADNVRERVLALIRCELQSIMGGTGEAMAVLVYEWRSLSDEGQAYILDLRDTYEQIWLKVLGEAKSAGYFNGDPFIQRRFLTGALSWTTTWFRPEGPMTLDQLAEEALSLVIKAS